The following are encoded together in the Streptomyces sp. NBC_00341 genome:
- a CDS encoding FadR/GntR family transcriptional regulator: protein MSGTRPGRQLLRQEVVDGIKRYILEERLRPGDPLPTEPALCEALGASRSSVREAVKILNALDIVEVRHGHGTYVGRLSLSALVESLTFRGLLSPDDDFQVMADLVDVRELFERGMADRIVTLLTPEQLDALDGLVATMRETGAQEGHGFVDADRAFHALLVAPLGNELIGQLSMAFWDVYTIVAPHLDGFTHADETATIVAHQNIVDAARAKDTTGFMQALGEHYAPVRRRISEARARGGAKG, encoded by the coding sequence ATGTCCGGAACGAGGCCCGGCCGGCAGTTGCTCCGGCAGGAAGTCGTCGACGGCATCAAGCGGTACATCCTCGAAGAACGGCTCCGCCCCGGGGACCCGCTGCCCACCGAGCCCGCCCTGTGCGAGGCCCTCGGCGCCAGCCGCTCCAGCGTCCGCGAGGCCGTCAAGATCCTCAACGCGCTCGACATCGTCGAGGTCCGCCACGGGCACGGCACCTACGTCGGCAGGCTGAGCCTGTCGGCACTGGTGGAGAGCCTGACCTTCCGCGGGCTGCTCTCCCCCGACGACGACTTCCAGGTGATGGCCGACCTGGTCGACGTGCGCGAGCTCTTCGAGCGCGGCATGGCCGACCGCATCGTCACACTGCTCACGCCGGAGCAGCTCGACGCGCTGGACGGCCTGGTGGCCACCATGCGCGAGACCGGCGCACAGGAGGGGCACGGTTTCGTGGACGCCGACCGGGCGTTCCACGCGCTGCTCGTCGCCCCGCTGGGCAACGAACTGATCGGCCAGCTCTCGATGGCCTTCTGGGACGTGTACACGATCGTCGCGCCCCATCTCGACGGATTCACCCACGCCGACGAGACGGCGACGATCGTGGCCCACCAGAACATCGTGGACGCCGCGCGGGCCAAGGACACCACCGGTTTCATGCAGGCGCTCGGCGAGCACTACGCCCCGGTCAGACGGCGGATCTCGGAGGCGCGGGCCCGCGGCGGCGCCAAGGGCTGA